From a region of the Armatimonas rosea genome:
- a CDS encoding PQQ-binding-like beta-propeller repeat protein, protein MPGALATLLALGVVAPLTGCGGGLGRPFGGGVSALPVSNVGRLQITVAWPARKPTRLIPDASNSIVVDIKNAAGVSVAGFPKVLVRPADISGSGTTAVATVTAGDLEVGRSAAAAEQYTITAVAYPNTTGDANPADVPQARGTGFASLWLNPTNPAQDHTSQSVGFTMDSTIVRLETTPEIGFPLRIGRTRTLTATAYDANDLVVLTTPGKIQWVTTDSSVATLSSTTGQSIVVTAAAFGTTRISATETESGITSVGRPSIVRVSDSTLLAAGWGKFHGDLQNTGQVGTWATGVANQGQVKWGFLTGNKILLTSPAISEVDATTGDFMVFAGSQDSTVYGIDGKTGNEVWRYETNGPVDSSPALTNDGVLYVGSDDRKVYALDAETGTLLASSAAFGGPISSSPTIGPDGSIYVGESLPGKTFYCLDSRTLAVKWSFVAPDGIVNCAAFSPDNSRVYFGCQDGRIYARNATTGTAIPGWPVTLGSDIFASSPVVDTAGNVYIASTAGRVFAFTSAGVQRWAPRDFAVPIFSTLALASDAGGAATQLYVSTCDFSSGADNSRVYALNPATGAINWQYPAVGDPGLEPMSSSPSIGRDGTVFVGTWGGDVLALTSTGSLRWSFDTTGMIESSPAIGKDGTVYIGNHNGLVFAIR, encoded by the coding sequence GTGCCAGGGGCACTTGCTACTCTCCTTGCGCTGGGCGTAGTGGCTCCCTTGACAGGCTGTGGCGGCGGACTGGGACGTCCTTTTGGCGGAGGGGTCAGTGCTCTTCCCGTCAGTAATGTGGGACGTCTTCAGATCACGGTTGCTTGGCCCGCACGAAAGCCGACTCGTCTTATCCCCGATGCCTCCAACAGTATCGTGGTGGATATTAAGAACGCTGCAGGGGTCAGTGTCGCTGGCTTCCCCAAGGTCTTAGTGCGGCCTGCGGATATCTCCGGCTCTGGAACTACCGCCGTGGCAACGGTCACGGCGGGAGATCTCGAGGTGGGGCGCTCTGCGGCAGCAGCGGAGCAGTACACGATTACCGCGGTTGCCTATCCCAATACCACAGGCGATGCCAATCCGGCGGACGTGCCCCAGGCACGAGGAACGGGTTTTGCTAGCCTCTGGCTGAACCCGACCAACCCTGCTCAGGACCACACCTCCCAGTCCGTTGGCTTTACGATGGACAGTACTATTGTTCGTCTGGAGACGACACCGGAGATTGGGTTCCCGCTACGAATTGGGCGAACCCGGACCCTGACCGCGACGGCATACGACGCTAACGACCTGGTGGTCTTGACGACACCAGGGAAGATCCAGTGGGTAACGACTGACAGCAGTGTCGCGACTCTCTCCTCGACAACGGGGCAGTCGATTGTCGTCACTGCTGCGGCTTTTGGAACCACACGTATCTCGGCGACGGAGACGGAGTCGGGGATTACCAGCGTGGGGCGGCCTTCGATTGTGCGCGTCTCGGACTCGACGCTTCTGGCGGCGGGCTGGGGTAAGTTCCATGGGGACCTTCAGAACACGGGACAAGTGGGAACGTGGGCGACGGGTGTTGCAAACCAGGGGCAGGTGAAGTGGGGCTTCCTCACGGGCAATAAGATCCTACTTACCTCACCTGCGATCTCTGAGGTTGATGCGACAACCGGGGACTTCATGGTCTTTGCAGGAAGCCAGGACAGCACGGTCTATGGTATCGATGGCAAGACGGGAAATGAGGTCTGGCGCTATGAGACAAACGGGCCCGTCGACTCGTCGCCTGCTCTGACAAACGATGGTGTCCTCTATGTCGGCTCCGATGATCGTAAGGTCTATGCGCTGGATGCAGAGACGGGGACGCTTCTTGCCTCTAGTGCGGCTTTTGGTGGGCCGATCTCGTCCTCACCGACAATTGGGCCGGATGGCTCTATCTATGTTGGGGAGAGCCTACCGGGTAAGACATTCTACTGTCTTGACTCACGTACGCTAGCTGTCAAGTGGAGCTTTGTAGCGCCCGATGGAATCGTCAACTGTGCTGCCTTCTCTCCGGATAACTCCCGGGTTTACTTTGGCTGCCAGGACGGAAGAATCTACGCTCGTAACGCCACCACTGGAACTGCTATTCCCGGCTGGCCGGTGACACTGGGATCGGATATTTTTGCTTCCTCTCCCGTTGTGGATACAGCAGGGAATGTCTACATCGCTTCGACCGCAGGGAGGGTGTTTGCCTTTACCTCTGCGGGTGTGCAGCGGTGGGCTCCACGTGACTTTGCCGTGCCGATCTTCTCCACGCTGGCGCTGGCAAGTGATGCTGGTGGCGCGGCGACACAGCTCTATGTCTCCACCTGTGACTTCTCATCGGGGGCAGATAACAGCCGTGTCTATGCGCTCAACCCGGCAACGGGGGCGATTAACTGGCAGTACCCTGCAGTTGGAGATCCTGGCCTAGAGCCCATGTCCTCCTCGCCATCCATTGGACGGGATGGGACAGTGTTTGTGGGGACCTGGGGAGGCGATGTGCTTGCCCTCACCTCCACAGGATCACTGCGCTGGAGCTTTGATACGACCGGAATGATCGAGTCTTCACCTGCAATTGGTAAAGATGGTACGGTCTATATTGGTAATCACAACGGTCTCGTGTTTGCGATTCGGTAG